A region of Trypanosoma brucei brucei TREU927 chromosome 1, complete sequence DNA encodes the following proteins:
- a CDS encoding hypothetical protein, unlikely (unlikely gene predicted by glimmer): MIPKRNEIVKKECLLSERFIWNRIRPFTDNSWFRKDKKKKKESTRKTARNFQSSFSAQKRKKEKRGGTERLMK; the protein is encoded by the coding sequence ATGATAccgaaaaggaatgaaattGTAAAGAAGGAGTGTTTATTGAGTGAACGATTTATTTGGAACCGTATTCGTCCATTCACAGATAATAGTTGGTTCCgtaaagataaaaagaaaaaaaaagaaagtacaaGAAAAACGGCTCGAAACTTTCAGTCTTCGTTTTCAgcacaaaaacgaaaaaaagagaagagaggtGGCACGGAGAGACTCATGAAATAG